One endosymbiont 'TC1' of Trimyema compressum genomic window, TAAGATTCCTCCTTTATCTCAAGGCTATGAAAAAGGAGAATCCGTTAAGGTAGAGCTTTTATCGAAGAGAAGTCAATTAGCAAAGCGCTTGGTTTTTCAAGGCAGTCATGATTTTACATTAGACGTATTAAAAAATACAGTGAAAATAATGAATCCTCAATATGAATTAATTACTACTAATGTAGGTAGCCTAACAGGAATATTAGCTGTTAAAAATAAAGAGGCTCATGGTGCAGGTATTCATTTATTAAATGAAGAAACCCATACCTATAATTTTTCATACATTGATAAATACTTAGGGAAAGAGGGGCACCTCATTCATATCGCAAAAAGACAACAAGGCCTTATTTTACCTAAGGGCAATCCTCAAAACATACATTCCTTAAAAGATGTTATTGATAAAGAAGGGGTTTATGTAAATCGACAATTAGGAGCAGGTACACGTGTTCTGTTAGATTACTTGCTTAAAAAAGAAGCTTTGGATAAAAAGCGTATTGAAGGCTATAATCAGATTGTTTACACTCACTTAGAAGTAGGCGCAAGAATAGCTAGTGGACAGGCTGATGTGGGTATGGGTATCTATAGTGCAGCAGCCTTATATGATTTGGATTTTATTCCTATTACAGAAGAATCCTATGATCTTTGTTGTCTAGATAGTTTCATGGAAAGCTATCTTTATGAATTATTTATTAAATGTCTTAAAGAATCTTCTTTTAGAGAGAAAATTGAACAATATGGAGGATATGATTTAAGAGAAAGTGGAAAGGTTTTAAGGTGATAATATGAACACCATTGATTACTTGCGAATTGCGGTAACAGACCGCTGTAACCTCCGTTGTGTCTATTGTATGCCAGAAGAAGGTGTTGATTTAAAATCCCATGATGAAATGCTATCAATTGAGGAAGTTGAGAAACTAGTAAAATCAGTTGCGCCTATGGGGATTAAGAAAATTAGACTGACTGGAGGGGAGCCTTTAGTTAGAAAAAATATTGAAATTTTAGTGAAAAAAATTGCTTCAGTGGAAGGTGTTGAACATATTACAATGACTACAAATGGCATTCTTCTTGGATCCATGGCTAAAGCCCTTAAGGTATCGGGTCTTAATAGAGTTAACATTAGTCTAGATACTTTAAAGGCTGATAAATTTAAAGCAATTACTCGTTGGGGAGACTTAAATGATGTTCTAGCTGGTATTGATGCCTCTTTAAAGTTTGGCTTAACGCCGGTTAAAATAAATGTAGTTGCGATGAAGGGCTTTAATGATGATGAGATTATAGATTTTGTTGAGTTGGCAATTAAAAAAAGGGTACAGGTTAGATTTATTGAGTTAATGCCCATTGGCGAAAGCGATGAAAAAGCTCGAATTGAGCATATTTCAATTGATGCAATTAAGGCAATTATTGAAGAAAAATATAAGCTGATTTCTACAGATGATATTGTTACAGATGGTCCGGCTTCTAATTATTTTATTGAGGGACATCCTGGCAGTAGTGTTGGTTTTATTGGTTCTCTTTCAAATCATTTTTGTGGTCGTTGTAATCGATTGAGAGTAACAGCTGATGGTAAAGTTAGGTTGTGTTTACATAAAGATGTAGAATTTGATGTTTTAGCTTTATTGAGAGAAGGAAAAAGTGAGGCAGAAATCAGGGCTTTTTTTGAATCTATTATTCCCTTAAAGCCTAAGGGACATTCTATGACAGAAGAAGGTTGGGGCAATCAAAAAAGAAAAATGTCTCAAATAGGAGGTTAGTAATGAAATTATCCCATTTAAATGAACAAGGGGATGCTCGAATGGTTTCAATTGATGAAAAGAAAGCTACTAAGCGAGTAGCACTTGCCAAAGGTAAAATTTATTTAAGTCCTGAGCTTCTAAATTTAATTACTAATCATAAAGTGCCTAAAGGTGATGTTTTAAGTGTTGGCAGAATTGCAGGAATTATGGCCGCTAAAGAGACTAGTCATTTAATTCCTATGTGTCATCCATTATTAATTGAAGGTAGTTCAGTAACATTTGAAATTATCAAAGACAAAGGCTATGTTGAAGCAACTTGTGAAGTGAAGGTATCAGGAAAAACGGGTGTGGAAATGGAAGCTTTAACAGGGGTTACAGTTGCCTTGTTAGTTATTTATGATATGTGTAAAGCAGTTGATAAGAATATGCTTATTGGCGATGTAAGACTGATTAAAAAAACTGGCGGAAAATCAGGGGTTTATGAAAGAGAGGAATAAAAATGCCTAAAGTAATTGGAGTATGTATTAGTGAGAAAAAGGGAGAGCAAAAAAAAGAGATTCCTTTTGGAGAATGTATTGTAGATTTTGGAATTAAAAATGATGCCCATGGCGGAAATTGGCATAGGCAAATTAGCCTTTTAGCTAAAGAAAGTGTTGATACAATGAGAGCCACTGGTATTGAATTAATCAATGGTGATTTTGCTGAAAATATTATTACTGAAGGTATTGTTTTAAAAGATTTACCTATTGGAACTAGGTTGAAAATTGGTGGAAATCTTATTCTTGAAGTTACTCAGATTGGTAAAGAATGTCATTCAGGCTGTGTTATTCAACAAAAAGCTGGAAAGTGCGTAATGCCAACAGAAGGTATTTTTGCAATTGTTGTTGAACCTGGTCTTGTAAAAAAGGGAGATAATATTGAGGTGATGTAATGTATACTATTGGTATTTTAACTTCTAGTGACACAGGATCAAAAGGTGAGCGTGAGGATGGTAGCGGTCCAGCTATTAAGGAAATGGTAGCAGATATTGGAATTGTTTCAGCTTATAAAATTGTACCTGATAATAGGAGAATTATAAGTGAAACTTTAATTCAATGGAGCGATGAAAAACATTTGAATTTAATATTAACTACTGGAGGTACTGGTTTTTCTAAAAGAGATATTACACCAGAGGCAACTTTAGATGTAGTCCAGCGTTTAGTGCCAGGTATTCCAGAAGCTATGCGTCAGGAAAGTCTGAATGTAACGCAAACGGCCATGTTGTCTCGAGCTACGGCAGGTATTAGAGGTGAAACATTAATTATTAATTTACCAGGCAGCCCAAAAGCCTGTAGAGAGTGTTTAGAGGTTATTTTAAAGCCCCTTAAACATGGTTTAGATATTCTAATGGGCAATTCAAGTAATTGTGCTAGATAGGGAAATTATTTTAAAAAGCTACTCATATGAGTAGCTTTTTTGATGCTTTTGCATAATATATAATTATTTTAGTGTCGAAAAAGCTGGTATTTTGTTATAATAAGGATAAAATATAGAAATTTTTATAATATGACTAAAGGATATACTAGAGAGTAGACACTTATTATATGGAGGCAAAGAATGGCGTATCAAGAAAAACCAGCTGAAAGAGATGTTGTAAACTGACTTATAGAAAGTGTTAAGGCGAAAGAACCAGAAGCTTTCTCTGCATTTTATAATCATTTTAAAAACTATGTGTTTTACTTGGCTTTAAAAATATCTAAGACTAAGGAAGATGCAGAGGACATAACTCAAGAAACTTTTCTTGAAGCTTATAAGAAAATAGGACGACTTAAAAGCTCGGAAGCAATTTATAGTTGGCTTAGCACTATTGTTGCAAGAAAAAGTTGGCGTTTATTAAAGAAAACACAAAGAAAAGTTAACGTTGAAAACCTGGATATGATTTTAAATGACTCGGATAAAGATTGGGTTGAGCAAAAAGAAATTCCAGAAGTTATTGTGGAAGATGCTGAAAAACGAAGAGCTGTAGTAGAAATGATTGATCAATTACCTGAAAAACAGAAGGTTGTTTTATATTTTTACTATTTTGCAGATAAATCTACAAAGGAAATTGCAGAGATTCAGGCTGTGCAAGAAGGCACTATTTATGCTACTATCTATCAAGGAAAAAGGAATTTAAAGAAATATATCGAGAATGCTTTTGGAGAAAGAGTGAATTTAGGAGTGATGGTTCCATTTATTCTGCTTTTTCAAAATGACCAAGATGATATGTTAATTGGTGGCGCACTATCTCTATCAGCAACAAGCGCTAGTATAATAGAAAAAGGTATGAAACAGAGTATATTACATGCATCTGGTATTGTAGCAGTGGGAGCGACAGTAATTACGATTTCTATCTTGATTTTTAATGGTTTAACAGCAAGTCCGGAAAATAAATTATCTGAAATATCTATATCTACGCCAGTAGCTACAGCGACGACATCTATGAAGGAACCTAAACTAGATTGAAGAAAATAAAGAAGCTTTTGAGGAAGTGCAAGTTTCTGCGGTAGTGGATTCTCCAGCTACCAACCAGTTGTTCACAATTGATGAGGGTAATGAGTTAATATCGACTAAAAATATTGATAATCCAATGGTCCTCCAAGAGCCAAATGATTCTATTTTTCTTCCAAGAACAGATGAAAACTCACATGGGTGTGTCTATCCTAACATGTGTTTAGAATGTATTTTCTCAAAAGAAGATGCACAACTCATTGAAGGGTTAAGTCAAGATAAGATTGCTAACCCATCAGCAGAATTTACAGAATTGTTAAGTCGCTATGAGTTTAACTTTAGAGGTGTGATAGCAGAGGAATATGCAAAAGGACAGTTATTTGAAATAAAGAAGGATTGGGTAAAAGTTAGAATTGGTGTTATGTGGTATGGTGATGAGCATGACGACTTATCTCATAGATGGAAATACAAATTAAAGTATGAATTAGTGCCTGAGAATGATAAAAGTGTTACAATTTTTGAATTCCTTGACTGGATGCGCCAATAATTACGGGTTTTCTTAAAAATCATAAATAGCATATTTAACTAGTCGATTTTCAACTAAATTTGAACGGCATGCTATTTGGGTTTTTAAATTAATAGGGAAGTTTGATTAGGTCATTAAATGGCAATTTGTTTTAGGGTAATTTGTCGGAGAAGAGTAAGGAAATTGTCTTTACTCTTCTTTTTTATTTTGCTTTTCTAAATAAGTTAAAGTAAATTGGACCTTTTTACAAACTGGAAGAATGTCAATAGAGTAGATAGAAAAAGTGAAATTAAGTTTTAATAGAAGTGAAAAAATAGTCTTCTTTGGAATTAGGAGAAAGAATGTTATTAGCAGAGTGGGGACGTATAGGGGGTTGTAGAAGCCCTCAATGTGTTCAAAGCAGGAAAGCTTAATTTGAGCAAAGGAAGAAAAAGACCTACGAAGAATTTCTTCTTTTTTCATATATTTAAAAAGGACTCAACGACAGCATTGTCCCAAGGATGAGAAAGCTTAGAAAAAGATTGAATGATACCAAAAGAATCAAGGAGCTTTCTAAAGATAAAAGAAGTATATTAGGAACCTCTGTCAGAATGAAAAATAAGAGAAGTAGAAGGTTTTTGAGAATAAAAGGCTTTGATAAAAGTATCCTTAACAAGAGAAGTATCAATTTTAAGAGAGAGCTTCCAAGCAATAATTTTACGAGAAAATAAATCCATAATAACACAGAGATAAGCAAAAGAGGCATTTAAATTAATATAGGTAATGTCACTAGCCCAGACTTGATTGGGCTGAGGAACATTAAAATTTTGATTTAGGTAGTTAGGGCAATCAAAATTGGGAATAGACCTCGGATGAATAAACCGAAGTTTGATAGTAGGCATTTTAGGAAGATTCATGTCAGTCATCAGGCGGCTCGCTCTACCAATACTGATGTTGATGCCATAGTCATAGGAAAGAAGAGCCTTAATCTTAGATGGGCCAATACGTCTCTTAGTAAGATGACAAATCTCCGAGAATAAGCTGACGGAGTTTTTAATTCTCAATAGTTCTAGGAGAAAGTTTTTCCGAAAAGTATTTGTAATAGGAGCTGCGGTTCACTTTAAGGACATGACAAAGAAAAGAGATAGCGTGCTGAAAACGAAGGGTATGAACAGCCATTAATCTTTGTCTGAGTGAGGCGTGAATATGGCAATTGCTTTTTTTAAAATGATATTTTCCTCCTAGAGTCGAGCATTACGCTTTTGAAGATCCTTAATCTGCTTAGCGGTTAGAATAGTATCATCATCAATTCTAACCTGAGAATAAAGTTTAATCCACTTGTGTAAAGCAGACATGGAGACACCATATTCTTTAGAAAGTTGGGATTGAGTTTTACCGTTTTGGTGTAAATTAACAATACTTTTTTTAAATTCTTCATCGTATTTCTTGTAATTATTCATAATTTTATCCTTTCTTATGTGTCTACTTATTTAAAACATGTTTCACTTTTTCCTGTCTACTTTTTTAGTATATGTCCAAAAAATACAAAAAAAAGAACTTAATTCATCTCTAGGTATTGATTTTAAAAATAGATTTTGTTATGATTTTAATAGTTAGCAAATGAGACTAGAGACTGCTAAAATATAAGGAGGGATTCACGTGAACTTTAAAGTAATTGGAAATCGTGTTGTAATCAAACAATTAGACGCAGAAGAAAAAACTGCAAGCGGTATAGTATTACCGGATTCTGCAAAAGAGAAACCATTCGAAGGTGAGGTTATTGCTGTAGGTCCAGGAAGAGTTTTAGAAAATGGAGATAGAGAAGACTTACAAGTAAAGGCTGGAGATAGAGTAATTTTCTCTAAATTCGGTGGTATTGAAGTAAAAGTAGATGGCGAAAATTATTTAGTGCTTCGTCAAGATGATATCTTAATTATATTAGAGAAGTAGGAGGAACAATAAATGGCTAAAGAATTAAAATTTGGCGCAGATGCTAGAGCTGCTTTAGAAGCAGGTGTTGATGCACTAGCTGATGCTGTTAAAGTAACATTAGGACCTAAAGGCAAAAATGTTGTTTTAGAAAAAAAATATGGTTCACCATTGATTACAAATGATGGTGTAACAATTGCAAAAGAAATTGATCTACCAGATCCATTTGAAAATATGGGAGCAAAATTAGTAAAAGAAGTCGCTACTAAAACTAACGATATTGCTGGTGATGGCACAACTACAGCTACTGTATTGGCTCAAGCAATTATTAAAGAAGGCTTGAAAAATGTAGCTGCTGGTGCAAATCCGATGATTGTTAAAAAAGGTATTGAAAGAGCTGTTGAAATCGGCGTTAGAGAAATTAGCAGAATTAGTAAAGTTGTTGATAGCCAAGATGCTATTGCCCAAGTTGCTTCAATTTCAGCTAACGATATTCAAATTGGTAGCCTTATTGCTGAAGCTATGAATAAAGTTGGTAAAGATGGAGTTATTACTGTTGAAGAAAACCAAGGGTTTATTACTGATTTAGCTGTTGTAGAAGGCATGCAATTTGATAGAGGCTACCTTTCACCTTATATGATTACTGATGCGGAGAAGATGGTAGCTGAGTTAGAAGACCCGTATATTTTAATTACAGATAAGAAGATTACAGTCATTCAAGATTTACTTCCAATTCTTGAAGAGATTGTGAAAACAGGTAAGCCGTTAGTATTAATAGCTGAAGATGTAGAGGCTGAAGCTTTATCTACATTGATTGTCAATAAAATTAGAGGAACATTTAACTGTGTGGCTGTTAAAGCGCCTGGCTTTGGAGACAGAAGAAAAGCCATATTAGAGGATATTGCTTTCTTAACAGGGGCACAAGTTATTTCCGAAGAGTTAGGCTTAAAACTAGACCAAACAGAGTTAGATCAGTTAGGTAGTGCAAAGCAAGTTATTATCAATAAAGAAACAACAACTATTGTTGATGGTAAAGGTGAACCGAAAGCAATCACCCATCGTGTTGACACTATTAGAAGAGAGTTAGATGAAGTTACGTCTGATTTCGATAGAGAAAAACTTGAAGAGCGTCTTGCAAAATTAGCTGGCGGTGTTGCTGTTATTAAAGTTGGTGCAGCAACTGAAACTGAAATGAAAGAGAAAAAGCTAAGAATTGAAGATGCATTAGCAGCAACTAAAGCAGCTGTTGAAGAAGGTATTGTACCTGGTGGTGGTGTTTGCTTAGCAGACATTATTAAATCTATTGAAGATGATACCTTAACTGGCGATGAAGCTACTGGCTTAGCTATTGTGAGAAAAGCATTAGAAGCACCTGTAAGATTAATTGCTGAGAATTCTGGAGCAGAAGGTTCTGTAATTATTGAAAAAGTAATGGAAGCTAAAAAAGGAACAGGTTATGATGTATTAACTGGTAAGTATGTTGATATGTTTGACAGTGGTATTGTTGACCCTGCTAAAGTAACGCGTTCTGCATTACAGAATGCTGGAAGTATTGCAGCATTATTACTTACAACTGAAACATTAATTGCTGATAGTCCAGATGACAAAGCTGATCCTATGGCTGCTATGGGCGGCATGGGTGGCATGGGTGGCATGCCAATGATGTAAGAATATTCTAATTAATTTAGAATAAAGGGATACTGTTTTTTACAGTATCCCTTTTTTATGAAAAAATATTTCAGAAATTTTAAAATATCTATTGATTATTGCAAGTATATAATTCATAATGAATTATAGTAGTATAGTTATTTACAGCGCTAAATATGAAAACTTTATAAATAGTCTTTTAAAAATTGAATAACTACGTTAATATACTGGAAGAGAACAGTTTAAGATTATATTATATATTGGCTAGTATCATATGAGAATTGAAGCCACATTTATATTCAGTACTAATTGACAATGATATTTTAAATGTAATGCCATAAATATTATGCACAATACAGTGGAAGTATTCTAGTACAAATGGTATAATAGTGATGACACTAAAAAAATTACATTATCCAAAGTTTAATACACGTATGGCTGAAAAACTTTGTGTAGGCTAATTTTTATTTAAAGAAAAAGGTGAAAAAATGGGAAAAAACTGCTCGGGGAAAATCGATTTTGTTAAAGCTTTAGAAGAAAAAGATATAAAACCAACACTTCAAAGGGTTAAGATTTTTCAGTATTTAGTAAAAATAAATCATAAACATCCTACTGTGGATACCATTTATCAAGGATTATATAAAAAGATACCAACCTTATCAAAAGCAACCGTTTATAATTCCTTAGACTTATTTGAAGCAAGTGGACTTATTAGAAGAATACACATCGGTAGTAATGATATTCGCTATGACGCTTGGACAGATAGACATAGTCATTTTAAATGTATTAAATGCAATGAGGTTTATGATTTTGCAATAGAAACTTTGGAAAGTGAAGAAGAAAAGTTATCTAAACATAAAATTTTGGATAAAGTTGTTTTTTATATAGGTATTTGTGAAAAATGCTTAGAAAAAGATAATTCAGAAAATAAAGAAATTAGCTAAGATATGGATTTAAATACCCTGCAGTATTTTTAGAATACCTCAGGGTATTTTTTTGAAAAATTTTAGGCTTTTAAATAGTTCCGCCATCATTAAGAATATGCTATACTTAAGTGTAGATTTAATATGTCTGCTGGAAGGAGAAATCAATTGATGAAAGTATATGATAATGACATTGCAGAAATTCTTTTTAACAGAGATGAAATCAAAGAAAGAATAAATGAATTGGGTGTTCAGATTACTGCTGACTATAATGGTGAAGAAGTATTTGTTGTTTCAATTTTAAGAGGCTCAATGCTTTTTGTAGCTGACTTAGTAAGAAAAATGGATTTACCTGTTATTATGGATACCATGGCAGTTTCAAGTTATTATGATGGCACCGAGACGAGTGGTAAAGTAAAAATCAATAAAGATTTAGAAAGCAGTATTACTGGGAAAAATGTACTGATTGTTGAAGATATTGTAGATACAGGAATTACACTGAAGTTTCTTTTGGAAATGCTTAAAGTTAGAGGGGCAAAGTCTATAAAAATATGCAGTTTTTTAAGTAAGCCAAGCAGAAGGAAAACAGCAGTAGACATTGATTATATAGGTTTTGATATTGAAGATTATTTTGTAGTAGGGTATGGTTTAGACTATAATCAAAAATACAGAAATTATCCTCATTTAGGTCGTTTAAAAGAAGAAAATATTAAGGGGTTAGGAAATGTCAAAAGAAGTAGTAATTGTTTTAGATTTTGGTGGTCAATATAATCAATTGATTGCAAGACGAGTGAGAGAGGCAGGAGTCTATTGTGAAATGCTCTCCTATTCTACTCCATTAGAAGTTTTAAAAGAAAAAAATATTAAAGGCATTATTTTATCTGGAGGTCCTAATAGTGTTTATACTGAGGATGCCCCAAGAATTAATGAAAAATTATTTGAATTAGGAATTCCGGTTTTGGGAATTTGTTATGGGATGCAATTAATGGCTCATATGTTAGGTGGAGAAGTAAAAACATCAACCTTAAAGGAATATGGCAAGCGCAAGGTTATTCTAAGTAATGAATCGCCATTAACGGATTCTGTTAAAAAAGAAAGTAATTGTTGGATGAGTCATACTGATCAAATTCATGCTTTGCCTGAAAACTTTACTGAACTTGGTAAAACTGAGACTACTCCCTATGCTATTATTGGTAATTTAGATAAAGGATTTTATGGTATCCAATTTCACCCTGAAGTGAAACATACGGAGTTTGGACAAGTTTTTTTAGAGAATTTTCTTTTTAATGTTTGTCATTGCTCTAAAAATTGGACAATGGATTCTTTTATTAAAGAAGAAATTGTGAGAGTTAGAAAAGAAGTTGGCAATAAGAAAGTCCTTTGTGCCTTAAGTGGAGGGGTAGACTCTGCTGTTGCAGCTATTTTAATTCATGCCGCAATTGGGGATCAATTAACCTGTATGTTTGTAGACCATG contains:
- the groL gene encoding chaperonin GroEL (60 kDa chaperone family; promotes refolding of misfolded polypeptides especially under stressful conditions; forms two stacked rings of heptamers to form a barrel-shaped 14mer; ends can be capped by GroES; misfolded proteins enter the barrel where they are refolded when GroES binds), which encodes MAKELKFGADARAALEAGVDALADAVKVTLGPKGKNVVLEKKYGSPLITNDGVTIAKEIDLPDPFENMGAKLVKEVATKTNDIAGDGTTTATVLAQAIIKEGLKNVAAGANPMIVKKGIERAVEIGVREISRISKVVDSQDAIAQVASISANDIQIGSLIAEAMNKVGKDGVITVEENQGFITDLAVVEGMQFDRGYLSPYMITDAEKMVAELEDPYILITDKKITVIQDLLPILEEIVKTGKPLVLIAEDVEAEALSTLIVNKIRGTFNCVAVKAPGFGDRRKAILEDIAFLTGAQVISEELGLKLDQTELDQLGSAKQVIINKETTTIVDGKGEPKAITHRVDTIRRELDEVTSDFDREKLEERLAKLAGGVAVIKVGAATETEMKEKKLRIEDALAATKAAVEEGIVPGGGVCLADIIKSIEDDTLTGDEATGLAIVRKALEAPVRLIAENSGAEGSVIIEKVMEAKKGTGYDVLTGKYVDMFDSGIVDPAKVTRSALQNAGSIAALLLTTETLIADSPDDKADPMAAMGGMGGMGGMPMM
- the moaC gene encoding cyclic pyranopterin monophosphate synthase MoaC — translated: MKLSHLNEQGDARMVSIDEKKATKRVALAKGKIYLSPELLNLITNHKVPKGDVLSVGRIAGIMAAKETSHLIPMCHPLLIEGSSVTFEIIKDKGYVEATCEVKVSGKTGVEMEALTGVTVALLVIYDMCKAVDKNMLIGDVRLIKKTGGKSGVYEREE
- a CDS encoding MOSC domain-containing protein, with product MPKVIGVCISEKKGEQKKEIPFGECIVDFGIKNDAHGGNWHRQISLLAKESVDTMRATGIELINGDFAENIITEGIVLKDLPIGTRLKIGGNLILEVTQIGKECHSGCVIQQKAGKCVMPTEGIFAIVVEPGLVKKGDNIEVM
- the groES gene encoding co-chaperone GroES; this translates as MNFKVIGNRVVIKQLDAEEKTASGIVLPDSAKEKPFEGEVIAVGPGRVLENGDREDLQVKAGDRVIFSKFGGIEVKVDGENYLVLRQDDILIILEK
- a CDS encoding RNA polymerase sigma factor, whose protein sequence is MESVKAKEPEAFSAFYNHFKNYVFYLALKISKTKEDAEDITQETFLEAYKKIGRLKSSEAIYSWLSTIVARKSWRLLKKTQRKVNVENLDMILNDSDKDWVEQKEIPEVIVEDAEKRRAVVEMIDQLPEKQKVVLYFYYFADKSTKEIAEIQAVQEGTIYATIYQGKRNLKKYIENAFGERVNLGVMVPFILLFQNDQDDMLIGGALSLSATSASIIEKGMKQSILHASGIVAVGATVITISILIFNGLTASPENKLSEISISTPVATATTSMKEPKLD
- the hpt gene encoding hypoxanthine phosphoribosyltransferase, which codes for MKVYDNDIAEILFNRDEIKERINELGVQITADYNGEEVFVVSILRGSMLFVADLVRKMDLPVIMDTMAVSSYYDGTETSGKVKINKDLESSITGKNVLIVEDIVDTGITLKFLLEMLKVRGAKSIKICSFLSKPSRRKTAVDIDYIGFDIEDYFVVGYGLDYNQKYRNYPHLGRLKEENIKGLGNVKRSSNCFRFWWSI
- the moaA gene encoding GTP 3',8-cyclase MoaA; translated protein: MNTIDYLRIAVTDRCNLRCVYCMPEEGVDLKSHDEMLSIEEVEKLVKSVAPMGIKKIRLTGGEPLVRKNIEILVKKIASVEGVEHITMTTNGILLGSMAKALKVSGLNRVNISLDTLKADKFKAITRWGDLNDVLAGIDASLKFGLTPVKINVVAMKGFNDDEIIDFVELAIKKRVQVRFIELMPIGESDEKARIEHISIDAIKAIIEEKYKLISTDDIVTDGPASNYFIEGHPGSSVGFIGSLSNHFCGRCNRLRVTADGKVRLCLHKDVEFDVLALLREGKSEAEIRAFFESIIPLKPKGHSMTEEGWGNQKRKMSQIGG
- a CDS encoding Fur family transcriptional regulator gives rise to the protein MGKNCSGKIDFVKALEEKDIKPTLQRVKIFQYLVKINHKHPTVDTIYQGLYKKIPTLSKATVYNSLDLFEASGLIRRIHIGSNDIRYDAWTDRHSHFKCIKCNEVYDFAIETLESEEEKLSKHKILDKVVFYIGICEKCLEKDNSENKEIS
- a CDS encoding MogA/MoaB family molybdenum cofactor biosynthesis protein yields the protein MYTIGILTSSDTGSKGEREDGSGPAIKEMVADIGIVSAYKIVPDNRRIISETLIQWSDEKHLNLILTTGGTGFSKRDITPEATLDVVQRLVPGIPEAMRQESLNVTQTAMLSRATAGIRGETLIINLPGSPKACRECLEVILKPLKHGLDILMGNSSNCAR